The following are encoded together in the Juglans microcarpa x Juglans regia isolate MS1-56 chromosome 2D, Jm3101_v1.0, whole genome shotgun sequence genome:
- the LOC121249008 gene encoding transcription factor HEC3-like produces the protein MDINNHNKLTNSSWNLELAIEEPILHNQNSLINSFWPNYPPIPQTHQIPSASNHIPITSTVPGNRMEEEELEPDEELGAMKEMMYKIAAMQPVDIDPATIRKPKRRNVRISDDPQSVAARHRRERISEKIRILQRLVPGGTKMDTASMLDEAIRYVKFLKRQIRLLQSTQPPQGIGVSSGRLLSGDWASTPNKLDCSTSSIDLIPTPGPEFNYAAGNQQGETFSFNINKVISD, from the coding sequence ATGGACATTAACAACCACAATAAGCTCACAAACAGCAGTTGGAACCTTGAACTGGCCATAGAAGAACCTATCCTCCATAACCAAAACTCCTTGATCAATTCCTTCTGGCCAAACTACCCTCCAATACCTCAAACCCATCAAATACCATCCGCATCCAACCATATTCCTATTACAAGTACTGTACCTGGAAACCGAATGGAAGAAGAGGAGCTGGAGCCAGACGAGGAACTAGGAGCCATGAAGGAAATGATGTACAAGATCGCCGCGATGCAGCCTGTGGACATTGATCCTGCTACAATCCGAAAGCCAAAAAGGCGAAACGTTCGGATTAGCGATGATCCGCAAAGCGTGGCTGCGCGTCACAGGCGAGAAAGAATTAGCGAGAAAATCCGAATCCTCCAAAGACTTGTCCCCGGAGGTACAAAGATGGACACAGCTTCTATGCTAGACGAAGCCATTCGCTATGTCAAGTTCTTGAAGAGACAAATCCGCTTGCTGCAATCAACTCAGCCCCCACAAGGCATTGGAGTTAGTTCGGGCCGGTTGCTTTCCGGAGACTGGGCTTCTACACCCAACAAACTTGATTGCTCCACGTCCTCCATAGACCTAATTCCGACGCCAGGACCTGAATTTAACTATGCTGCAGGCAACCAGCAAGGCGAAACCTTTTCCTTCAACATTAATAAGGTAATTAGTGATTAG